In a single window of the Nicotiana tomentosiformis chromosome 8, ASM39032v3, whole genome shotgun sequence genome:
- the LOC104088845 gene encoding CRC domain-containing protein TSO1-like — protein MDSPEPSSKTATINSTINPTPTEDSPVFSYISNLSPIQPVKAAPVVQGFPGLNSPPLLFTSPRVSAHSRLRRSQFPQLSSEAFSGKNDDYNNAITDSDGNGVSASQLRSELSPSIQKVSDNNISVPDESGSLIRCVDEFLVDVSNSESANPSNSTHPSPKVADNIPQSPNSAAESVADFASKDARKDEIPKDAARVVVEQAEEENKGKSSSDQKDNGIYSTSTDSDLPSLNSCTKIEPDLLADNSLHYHYSGRQMAQLSRADHAMLDDASDIQNEPLETAHDCRNDNDKINSMSSAPDECIMQHDSQTKAGQHQSGIRRRCLQFEDAQRKISPTSLGLQNASGVVSCSIPPVSPAVIEVVASVSSNRSSTASNRPSTQLTSSSDNFESLAVKVPKPSGIGLHLNSIAMQAGSRATVSVKSAERGNLSLHEKKLTSMMSCHPSENLKSCSISSNVVGSHLTSGNYDGEHESYGTNAQSAASLHLNDAKPLNNTVLLKPTEHTISHKRKASAEYIDSPMDYNQSSPKKKRKKPSDGYDGDGCKRCNCKKSKCLKLYCDCFAAGIYCAGSCACQGCFNRLEYEDTVNDVRQQIQSRNPLAFCPKIVQHPTDSPANILGAEGASFTPPSARHKRGCSCKKSMCLKKYCECYQANVGCSSGCRCEGCKNVYGLKEEYGKDLVKKHCITERLEKSVEEKVEMVTATSGLLQIDQRNQCNLTPPTPSFQCSNHGKNASKSWFTSGRYLSSPESGQAIYGLSPASPTNSKNHDIDQETTGDIMDLVTFDQEFNYSNAKLANEFSPGFHVTGNTDDLLALPKSQDLASNTGGQLIPQTVHFQSTWPLSWRDSPITPMNQFDGSGMNALELLNSDKKPYAMADDTPEILKDSSMPQTGVKVSSPNKKRISPPNRHLNELGSSSSGGGLKTGRKFILRAVPSFPPLTPCTDSKDAAAHSMDNSQKGSSGK, from the exons ATGGACTCCCCTGAACCTTCCTCAAAGACCGCTACCATCAACTCTACAATCAACCCCACACCTACCGAA GACTCACCTGTCTTCAGTTATATTAGCAACCTCTCTCCCATACAACCTGTCAAGGCCGCTCCAGTTGTGCAAGGTTTCCCAGGGCTGAATTCTCCTCCTCTTTTATTTACCTCACCTCGAGTTAGTGCACATAGTCGATTGAGAAG GAGCCAGTTTCCTCAACTATCCAGTGAAGCGTTTTCTGGGAAGAATGACGATTATAACAATGCTATCACAGATTCAGATGGCAATGGAGTATCTGCTTCTCAATTGAGAAGTGAACTAAGCCCTTCTATTCAGAAAGTATCTGATAATAACATCTCTGTGCCTGATGAAAGTGGGAGTCTCATAAGATGTGTGGATGAGTTCTTAGTTGATGTTTCGAATTCAGAGTCTGCTAATCCTTCAAATTCAACTCATCCCAGCCCAAAAGTAGCTGATAATATTCCTCAATCACCAAATAGTGCAGCGGAATCTGTTGCTGATTTTGCAAGTAAGGATGCAAGAAAAGACGAGATTCCAAAAGATGCTGCCCGTGTTGTTGTAGAGCAAGCTGAAGAGGAGAATAAGGGAAAGTCCTCATCTGATCAGAAAGATAATGGGATTTACAGTACCAGTACTGATTCTGATCTGCCATCTCTCAATTCATGCACAAAGATTGAGCCTGACTTGCTTGCTGATAATTCATTGCATTATCATTATAGTGGCCGTCAGATGGCTCAG CTTTCAAGGGCTGACCACGCTATGTTGGATGACGCTTCTGATATACAGAACGAACCATTGGAGACTGCACATGATTGCAGAAACGATAATGATAAGATTAACTCAATGTCAAGTGCACCAGATGAATGCATTATGCAGCATGATTCTCAAACCAAG GCTGGTCAACATCAAAGTGGAATACGTAGGCGTTGTCTCCAATTTGAAGATGCTCAACGGAAGATATCACCAACTAGCTTGGGTTTACAGAACGCTTCAGGTGTTGTGAGCTGCTCAATACCACCAGTCAGTCCTGCTGTCATAGAGGTCGTAGCATCAGTTtcatcaaatagatcatcaactGCAAGCAATAGGCCATCTACCCAACTGACATCTTCTTCTGACAATTTTGAAAGCCTTGCTGTTAAAGTTCCCAAGCCATCTGGTATTGGCTTGCACTTAAATAGTATAGCTATGCAAGCTGGTTCTCGTGCAACTGTAAGCGTGAAATCAGCTGAGAGGGGTAACTTGAGCTTACATGAGAAGAAGTTGACGTCCATGATGAGCTGTCACCCTTCTGAGAACTTAAAGAGTTGCTCGATATCTTCAAATGTGGTTGGGAGCCATTTGACTAGCGGTAACTATGATGGTGAACATGAAAGTTATGGGACGAATGCACAAAGTGCTGCCTCTTTGCATCTCAATGATGCAAAACCTTTAAACAACACTGTGCTCTTGAAGCCAACGGAGCATACTATAAGTCACAAAAGGAAGGCTAGCGCCGAATATATTGACAGCCCTATGGATTACAATCAGTCCAGCCCCAAAAAGAAAAG GAAGAAACCCTCAGATGGCTATGATGGTGATGGCTGCAAAAGATGCAATTGTAAGAAGAGTAAATGCTTGAAACT ttattgtGATTGCTTTGCTGCTGGAATATATTGTGCGGGGTCTTGTGCTTGTCAAGGTTGCTTCAACAGACTTGAATATGAAGACACGGTCAATGATGTGCGGCAACAAATCCAATCTCGGAATCCCCTGGCATTTTGTCCAAAAATTGTGCAGCATCCCACTGATTCTCCTGCGAATATTCTTGGG GCGGAGGGAGCAAGTTTTACGCCTCCGTCTGCAAGGCACAAAAGAGGTTGTAGCTGCAAGAAGTCAATGTGTTTGAAAAAGTACTGCGAGTGCTATCAG GCTAATGTTGGATGTTCCAGTGGATGCCGTTGTGAAGGATGTAAAAATGTCTATGGTCTGAAGGAAG AATACGGTAAAGATTTGGTGAAAAAACATTGCATCACTGAGAGATTGGAGAAGTCAGTTGAGGAAAAGGTGGAAATGGTGACAGCTACAAGTGGGTTATTGCAAATTGATCAAAGAAATCAATGCAACTTAACTCCTCCTACACCTTCATTCCAGTGCTCAAA CCATGGGAAGAATGCATCTAAATCTTGGTTTACTTCTGGAAGATACCTTTCTTCACCTGAATCTGGTCAAGCTATTTATGGGCTGTCCCCAGCATCTCCTACAAATTCTAAGAATCATGACATAGACCAGGAAACTACTGGTGATATTATGGATCTTGTTACCTTCGATCAGGAGTTTAATTATAGCAATGCAAAATTAGCAAATGAATTCTCACCAGGGTTTCATGTGACTGGCAATACGGATGATCTTTTGGCGTTACCAAAGTCACAAGATTTGGCAAGTAATACAGGTGGTCAACTGATTCCTCAAACTGTCCATTTCCAATCAACGTGGCCGCTATCCTGGCGTGACTCACCGATAACCCCTATGAACCAATTTGATGGGAGTGGGATGAATGCTCTGGAATTACTAAACTCTGATAAGAAGCCATATGCAATGGCAGATGACACACCGGAAATACTAAAGGACTCTTCTATGCCACAAACTGGTGTGAAAGTAAGCTCCCCAAATAAGAAGCGTATTTCTCCACCTAATCGTCATTTGAATGAGCTTGGTTCTAGCTCATCTGGAGGAGGCTTAAAAACTGGCCGGAAGTTCATATTGCGAGCTGTTCCTTCTTTCCCACCACTCACCCCATGTACTGATTCCAAAGATGCTGCCGCCCATAGTATGGACAATTCTCAAAAGGGTAGCAGCGGCAAGTAA